GCCCACCCTGTCAATCTATCATTCAATGTGTGAGTGTCTATCGCGTAAAATAAAACAATAGATATCAATATATTTAACAGGACAGCATAAGGTAGTGCCTTGAAAAGGAAGTCTTTCCATCGGGTGCATTTTGAGAAGAAGTATGTTGCTGTGAATAAAAATATAAGGTTAACTAATGACCTTGATATGTATTTTTTCACGTTGAATTCTGGTTGGTTTACTCCCCACGATATCGTGAGAAGAAACCATAGTATTAATATAGCGCTGGTAATTAATATTTTGTTTTTAAATAGACCGAATAGTTCTTTTTTTTCTTTGAATATTATTATCGTGAATGTCGGGGCTATGATCGCGTAAAATATTATTGCCCATGTTGGTGTGGGGTGAATTAGGTATCCTGATATTATGAATATGGAAAATGATACTGGAAATACATATTTTTCAATAGTGTTCATTGTATGTCTTCTTGATTATGTCGTCCGCGACATTCTTTTCGTTGAATTTTCTATGGTATTCGCGCCAAGAGCGTTCGGCAATATTTTGCCTCTCTTGATCGTTGTCGATAAAATGAGATATTTTTGCAATAAGCTCATCTTTATCTGAGAAAAAGGCCATCTGATCTTCTTGGAAATCGTCATTCAAGCCCGTGGCTCTGTCTACAAACGTTAAAATTCCGTTTCCGACAGTCTGGGAAATTCTGTCAGATGAATATCGATAGGCGTCATTTCTGCGGCTGAAGTTTAAACTCATCGAAGTTTTACTTAGATAATGATCATATTCTTCGCATGTTATGCGAGGGCTTGTATAGCCAGGAAATGACGTTCTTATTCTTGAGCTGGACTTTGCGATATCATCCAAAAGATCCTGAACAATATAATCTTCTCCACAAATATTGCGGACCTCGTTAGGGGTTCCTATTGCCATCCCGAAGTCAAAAGCCAGTTCTTCTCGCGAACATTTAAAGTTCTGGTGACGTTCAATGCTCATGTCGACCGGATTAGGCATGAAATAAGCGCGATACTTTCCCTCGGACAATTTGGCCAATAAAGGCCCATCCGTTGAGCAGAAGGTTGCATCAACAAGGTCGATCTTGCTTTTAATGCGCCCGACATTATCTGAGGAGAATAACGGATCAACATTCCATTGAGCTATTTTGACACTTGGCAGCTTTTCTTTGATTTTTTCCAAAGTCTTGCGGGTTATCATGTCTGCGTGACCGAATACAATCATATCCGGCTCGAATTTCTCTGCCACCTCAAGCAATTTTTTATTCAATTGCGGAATGCCAAATTTTCGACTTTTGAATATATTTAAAAGTCTGGCTAAGTCTCGATCCCCAAATGGTAAAACATTGTGCCCCAGGCGCGTAAAGCCATTGGTGATCTTGTAAGGTATGCCGTAATAGCCGGGTACCTTGGGCGTTAAGCTGTAATTTGTGACATGCAATATGCGCAAACGGGAAATATCAAGCAATTTGTGTACTCTGAATCAGTTTTAACTGTGCCATGTTCTCAATGTTCTTGGAAGTTAAAAGATATTCAGGATTTGGCAAACCCTTTATGGCCATCGTTTCGTTATAACTTTATCTATTCGTAGAGCGGCACTTGTTTCTGAAAAATAGCTGCATGCTCTTAGTATGCATACCCCTTGTTACTGGGCAAGTCACCGCGTAAACTCCGCGCCAATCAAATCAATGGAGCAGATATGTCCACGCCAACCCCATCCACCACGATCCCCGATGATATCGCCAAACTCAGCTTTGAAGAGGCCCTCGGCCAGCTTGAAAGCCTCGTGCGGCAGCTCGAACAGGGGCAGGTGGGGCTTGATGATGCCATTGCATCCTATGAACGCGGTGCGGCGCTGAAACGTCATTGTGCCGATAAACTGCGCGCTGCCGAAGAACGCATCGAGAAAATTACCCTCGGTGCCGATGGCCGTCCGAACGCAACCCCGACTGAAATCGAATAATTCTCGCGGAGAATATGGTGAGTTACGACCTGCTTGCTGAGCTGAGTACTGCTTCTGCTGACCTTGGCGAAACGCTTGATGGCATTCTGCCGCGTCCCAATGGCCAGATCGAGCAACGCCTGTTTCAGGCGATGCGTTATTCAACCCTGGGCGAAGGCAAACGCCTGCGTCCGTTTCTGGTGCTAAGCTCCGCCGGATTGTTCCGGGTATCGCGCCAATGCGCCTTGCGAGTCGCCGCTGCGGTTGAAATGGTGCACAGCTATTCGCTGATCCATGATGATCTTCCGGCCATGGATGACGATGACCTTCGCCGTGGCAAGCCAAGCTGCCACAAGCAGTTTGACGAGGCGACCGCCATTCTGGCCGGTGACGCATTGTTGACGCAGGCCTTCGAAGTGCTGGCCGATGAAAGCACCCATCCCGATCCGCGTGTCTGCACCGATCTTGTCCGCGCCCTTGCCCGTGCGGCCGGGCCGTACGGCATGGTTGGCGGTCAGATGATCGATCTCGCGGGCGAGGGGCAAAGCCTTGATCAGGCACAGGTCACCCATTTGCATCTGCTGAAAACCGGCCGGATGTTTGCCTTTGCCTGCGAAGCCGGGGCGATTCTGGGCAAGGCCCCCAAAAGCATGCGCATGGCCTTGCGGTCCTACGCCCATGACATGGGGCTGGCCTTCCAGATCAAGGACGACCTTCTCGATGTGGAATCCAGCAGCGCCGAACTCGGCAAAACGGCCGGCAAGGATATCGATCAGGATAAATCGACCTATGTGAAGCTTCTGGGCCTTGAACAGGCCCGCGAGCAGGCAACCATGCTGTGCAATCAGGCGATCAATCACCTGAACTGCTTTGACGGCGAAGCCGAACCGCTGCGCGAAATGGCACGTTTCGTGATCGAACGCGGGCGTTAAGGCCAGTCCCCCTGTCATGAGCCAGCAAACCAGATATACAGCCGGTTTTCGTGACCGGCTGTTTGACAAGGACCCGTTTCCGCTGGCGATCTGGTATCCGTCGCATGCCGCCGAAGGCTCCGTGCGTCATATGGGTGTCACGTCAACCGCGGCCCGCGATGCGGATTTCGCCGATGACGGGCCCTATCCGCTGGTGATGTTTTCGCACGGCTCCGAAGGGCACCGCTTCAATCAGTTCTGGCTGGCGGAATATCTTGCACGGCGCGGTTATATCGTCGCCGCCCCGCAGCATCATGGCGACAATTACCTTGATCCGTCCGATGCGCGGCAATTGACGATCATCGAACGTCGCCCGCGCGAAATGCGCTTGGCTCTTGATCTGTTGCTGGATCATGACGGCATTGCTGCTCACATTGATACGGATCGTATTTACGCGCTCGGCCATTCGGCGGGCGGGGCGACGGTGCTGAAAATGGCGGGCTGGCAGTTTGATGCCTCTGCCTGGCAAAGCTATTGCGCGCTCAATGCCGATCAGGACCGCGTGATTTGCCAGCATGTACCGGGGGATGACATGGTCGATGAGTTGCATGATCGTTATGGCGGCCCGGTTGTTTCCGCGCGCGATGACCGGATTGCCGGCGTGATTGCCGTAACCCCGGCCTTTGGCGTTGCGGCGACCGGTGCGGGCTTTGCCGATGTCACGGTGCCGATGCTGTTTATCGAGGCCGATACCGATGAAATCCTGCCCGAAACCGCCAATGCCGCGCATTTTCGCACCCTTTTGCGCGGGCGGGCGAAGTTTGTTAAGGTCAAGGGGGCCGGGCACTATTCATTCCTGCCGCCCTGCACGCCCTATATCGCGGAAAATTTCGGCTATTTATGCCGGGATTTCGGGCGCGAACGTGTTGATATTCACCGCACTGTTGAACAGGTGGTGCTGAAGTTCCTAAGTGACATCAAATCAGGTGATTTTCAGGGTCGCTAATTACAGCGAAGCTGTTTATTTTACGCTGCTTGCAATAGGGCTTAGGAAACGTCACCCTGTTGGTTTGACGACTATATAAAAAACGCCACACAAAACTGAAAATCGAGATCGGTATGAGCACGACCTCCAAGACCCCGCTTCTGGACACGATTAAAATCCCGGCTGACTTGCGTAGCCTTCAGCCCGCGCAGATGAAGCAGGTCGCAGATGAATTGCGCGCCGAGGTGATTGATGCCGTGTCCGTCACCGGCGGGCATCTGGGGGCCGGGCTTGGCGTGGTCGAACTGACCGTGGCGATCCATTACCTGTTTGATACCCCTGATGACCGGCTGATCTGGGATGTCGGGCATCAATGCTATCCGCATAAAATCCTGACCGGGCGGCGTGATCGTATCCGCACGCTTCGTCAGGGCGGCGGGCTTTCGGGCTTTACCAAGCGGTCCGAGTCCGAATATGACCCGTTCGGTGCCGGGCACAGCTCGACCTCGATCTCGGCCGGGCTTGGCATGGCGGTTGCCAACCAGCTTTCCGATGATAAACGCAAAAACGTCATTGCCGTGATCGGCGATGGCTCCATGAGTGCCGGCATGGCCTACGAGGCGATGAACAATGCCGCCGCCGCCGATCAGCGCATGATTGTGATCTTGAACGATAACGACATGTCGATTGCCCCGCCGGTGGGCTCCATGTCGGGCTATCTGTCACGCCTGATTTCGGGCAAGGGCTATCAGGGCCTGCGCAATGCGGCCAAGGGCCTGACCAAACATCTGCCGCGCCAGATCGAAGAAGCCGCCCGCAAGATCGAGGAATATACCCGCGGCATGGTGACCGGCGGGACCCTGTTTGAAGAAATGGGTTTCTTCTATGTCGGCCCGATTGATGGGCATAATCTGGATCACCTTCTGCCGGTGCTTAAAAACGTCCGCGACGCGGATGTCGATGGCCCGATCCTTGTTCATGTCGTGACCCAGAAGGGCAAGGGCTATGGCCCGGCCGAAAATGCCGCCGACAAATATCACGGTGTCGCCAAATTCGACGTCGTCACCGGCAAGCAGGCCAAGGCCACACCCAATGCCCCATCCTACACCAAGGTTTACGGCGAAACGCTGACCAAGCTTGCCGAAACCGATGACAAGATCACCGCGATCACGGCCGCCATGCCGTCGGGCACCGGGGTTAATATCTTTGCCGAACGGTTCCCCGATCGTGCCTTTGACGTCGGCATCGCCGAACAGCATGCCGTGACCTTTGCCGCCGGGATGGCGTGCGAGGGATACAAACCGTTTTGCACGCTATATTCGACCTTCCTGCAACGCGCCTATGATCAGGTGGTGCATGATGTCGTGATCCAGAACCTGCCGGTCCGTTTCGCGATGGACCGTGCCGGGCTTGTCGGGGCGGATGGCGCGACCCATGCCG
The Thalassospira xiamenensis M-5 = DSM 17429 DNA segment above includes these coding regions:
- a CDS encoding glycosyltransferase, whose product is MLDISRLRILHVTNYSLTPKVPGYYGIPYKITNGFTRLGHNVLPFGDRDLARLLNIFKSRKFGIPQLNKKLLEVAEKFEPDMIVFGHADMITRKTLEKIKEKLPSVKIAQWNVDPLFSSDNVGRIKSKIDLVDATFCSTDGPLLAKLSEGKYRAYFMPNPVDMSIERHQNFKCSREELAFDFGMAIGTPNEVRNICGEDYIVQDLLDDIAKSSSRIRTSFPGYTSPRITCEEYDHYLSKTSMSLNFSRRNDAYRYSSDRISQTVGNGILTFVDRATGLNDDFQEDQMAFFSDKDELIAKISHFIDNDQERQNIAERSWREYHRKFNEKNVADDIIKKTYNEHY
- a CDS encoding exodeoxyribonuclease VII small subunit — encoded protein: MSTPTPSTTIPDDIAKLSFEEALGQLESLVRQLEQGQVGLDDAIASYERGAALKRHCADKLRAAEERIEKITLGADGRPNATPTEIE
- a CDS encoding polyprenyl synthetase family protein; translated protein: MVSYDLLAELSTASADLGETLDGILPRPNGQIEQRLFQAMRYSTLGEGKRLRPFLVLSSAGLFRVSRQCALRVAAAVEMVHSYSLIHDDLPAMDDDDLRRGKPSCHKQFDEATAILAGDALLTQAFEVLADESTHPDPRVCTDLVRALARAAGPYGMVGGQMIDLAGEGQSLDQAQVTHLHLLKTGRMFAFACEAGAILGKAPKSMRMALRSYAHDMGLAFQIKDDLLDVESSSAELGKTAGKDIDQDKSTYVKLLGLEQAREQATMLCNQAINHLNCFDGEAEPLREMARFVIERGR
- a CDS encoding alpha/beta hydrolase family protein, with translation MSQQTRYTAGFRDRLFDKDPFPLAIWYPSHAAEGSVRHMGVTSTAARDADFADDGPYPLVMFSHGSEGHRFNQFWLAEYLARRGYIVAAPQHHGDNYLDPSDARQLTIIERRPREMRLALDLLLDHDGIAAHIDTDRIYALGHSAGGATVLKMAGWQFDASAWQSYCALNADQDRVICQHVPGDDMVDELHDRYGGPVVSARDDRIAGVIAVTPAFGVAATGAGFADVTVPMLFIEADTDEILPETANAAHFRTLLRGRAKFVKVKGAGHYSFLPPCTPYIAENFGYLCRDFGRERVDIHRTVEQVVLKFLSDIKSGDFQGR
- the dxs gene encoding 1-deoxy-D-xylulose-5-phosphate synthase, which translates into the protein MSTTSKTPLLDTIKIPADLRSLQPAQMKQVADELRAEVIDAVSVTGGHLGAGLGVVELTVAIHYLFDTPDDRLIWDVGHQCYPHKILTGRRDRIRTLRQGGGLSGFTKRSESEYDPFGAGHSSTSISAGLGMAVANQLSDDKRKNVIAVIGDGSMSAGMAYEAMNNAAAADQRMIVILNDNDMSIAPPVGSMSGYLSRLISGKGYQGLRNAAKGLTKHLPRQIEEAARKIEEYTRGMVTGGTLFEEMGFFYVGPIDGHNLDHLLPVLKNVRDADVDGPILVHVVTQKGKGYGPAENAADKYHGVAKFDVVTGKQAKATPNAPSYTKVYGETLTKLAETDDKITAITAAMPSGTGVNIFAERFPDRAFDVGIAEQHAVTFAAGMACEGYKPFCTLYSTFLQRAYDQVVHDVVIQNLPVRFAMDRAGLVGADGATHAGAYDIAYLGCLPNIVLMAAADEAELVHMTTTAWAIDDRPSAFRYPRGEGVGVEMPAEGKVLEIGKGRILREGGKIAILSYGTRLAEAMLAAEDLAARGLPATVADARFAKPLDHALIADLARNHEVLITIEEGSIGGFGAMVLQHMAGQGLLDHGLKVRTMALPDALIDHDKPDIQYAKAGLDAQSIVKTALGALGLSEAKVRA